A segment of the Denticeps clupeoides chromosome 2, fDenClu1.1, whole genome shotgun sequence genome:
TCCCAAAGATGTTCCCAGTTCAGTACAACAAGGGCGAGCACGGCTTCGACAACCACTTCATGGACATGAAGGCCTTTTTCAGGGCCGTGGGGCCTGACTTTCACCGGAACCTCATGGTGGGACCATTCGAGAATGTCAACATCTACCCCCTGATGTGCCACCTGCTGGGCATCACCCCTGAGACCAATGATGGCTCCCTGGACGCCACCAGGCACATGCTTCTTTCTCCCGACGTCCCGTGTGACTCCAAAGGTGAGCCGATGAGGTCATAATGGAAAATTCCAGCACGTGCAGGCTACGCTGGCGCCGCGTCGGAACATGAATCCTCCGTAAATCTCAGCCGAGATCTAGCAgaagggtctttttttttctgcccgaTACTTTGAACTTTGAATTCGTTGCTGAGATTAAAGAACACTAAGACGAGCGTCTTCGCGTACCTGCTGACGCTCAGATAAGATCTTTTTTATGCTTTGTTTAATTCTGCTGATTGCGGTAATCAGACAGTCATTACCGTCCCTGCTCGGTCGGGACATTCTCCCGCCATAAAGCCATTACAGGCTCTTGTGTAAGACACGACATTATGTACCTCGCCTGAGCACAAGTCCATGCGAAATGGCGAAACAAATAATATCAATTACAACAGCAAGTACAGTTGCGTGGGCCAATTTACCACCTTTACCCAGCGGGCACGATTTACTGCTGACTGTTACTAACTGGCATTAAGAACCATAACTACACAATATTATCACCGTTTCGTGTtttgggccagcggtggccaggcaggtaaggaaacagacctagaataggaaggttgtgggttcaaaaccgaggtgccactgagcaatgcacatGATAGCCGTGCAccatgtcacttcactttccatgTATCAGGCAAACCTTCATATGGCCATTTTGTGTGTCGTTAAATAGGACAAGTCACTCATTTTCTTACaccatataaatatatttttatatatatgttttccATTTGACAGGCCCAAGCCAGTCTGGTGTCTTCATTGGCCTGTCTGCGGTGTCAGGGTTCCTTCTCTTGGTCTTTGTCATCGTCTCATCCCGGGCTGCGTGCAGGCAGGGCCGGAAGAGCCACAGGTACGCGCCGCAGGTTCATTTTCTGGTGGAAAACTCTTCCCCGGCCGAATCGTGATGAATTCTTTCCTTCCGCAGGTCTGAGGATAAAACGAATCTTAAGGACAAAGCAAGCGTTGAGAGACAAACACACTTTTAAACACGTCAGGAAATTCCGAAAATAAAAAAGCGCATTggaatttgctctggataatggcatctgccaaatgccacgaatgtaaaaatgtaatgtaatattaaatgtaaatctactggtccaataatgttttttttacctgtctATGCCCTGTACATGTTGAGCCATTTGAATAATGAATAgacaattttattatataaaatatatataataaaataaaataattttttgttgttgtttgtgtgtgtgtgtgtgtgtgtgtgtgtgtatgtgtttatgaaaAGCCATGGAAAGGGTTATAGAAATATTATAGGAATATCTAGGCCTATACATAAATGGGTCTTGATCATGCTTGGAGTCACTTGCTGGATACTGGTGAAGAATTTCATGGTGAGCAGGACAGTTTCAGCAGGGAGGCCAGAATAGGAATTTTATAGGTTTTTAATAGGTTGTAAGTGAAATCAGAACTACatagaaaatagaaatatagCCCATCTAAGATTTTCATTAACAACTTACCTCTCGCTAtttaatgcgtttttttttttgttaattattatttcttttgttgTAATTTTGGCCAATTTGAGCTTCAATCTATGGTTTAAAATGTTCTAATTTTGGTGCCATAAACTAATTTAAAGTTGGCCTTAAATTACTTTGAGTTTTGTCTGAATCTTGAGGAAGGTTGGTAGTAAGTTACAAACACCATTTGCGCGAAACATTAATAACGAACGCATAACACACCTCTGTGCGAGAGACACGCCCCCTCCtcgcaccaccaccacccccccatgAGTGACAGAGGTTATCATTACACAAAGCTGCAGATTCAATGATTTATGGCGAAATGCTGTCCAGTCCAGTGGAATTTTCCcaaaataagtttgtgtaaaCAGCCCGCGACAGAGAGCCACTCAGAGCCGGCTGGTATGCATAAACAGTTTGAACAGTGCGCCGTAGTGTAATCTGTGGCCCCAGCCACCCGCTACGGCAAGGCCAGCCCGGCTCGCGAGCATCTCCCGCCACTCCGCTTTTTTCACGAGACGTGTTCGTGTTCCTGCAGCCATTTGGTTGAGCGCCCCAGGTGAGAATTCTCACGTACGGGGACATGGGCTGTGGCCTGAGCTCGCCGTGCTTCAGACCCAACATGGTAAGAAAATTGCTAAGAAGATATGAGACTATTGATTccggctcaaaaaaaaaattattccactGATTCCGGTTGCTTAGCAACGCCCTTCAATCAGGTGGAGGGTACTTAACACATTATAACCAGTAAAACACGGTGATATGGTACAAGAAAGCACGCAAGGTGAGCTGGTTGATGCTACCCATCCCTGGCGAAAAAGGAGATATTGGAGAAACTTGGAATTAGTGTCAAGATTTGGCACAttgacacacatgcaaatagATCATAATGCAATCAGGGGAGTCTGGACAGCGGAAATGGGGTGAGGATAAAAGTGTTCAAATGAAGCCCATCAGGGGTAGTATCAGTTTATGAATCATGGggaaaatgcaatgaaaaagtCCAGGAAAAGTCCCAGAGACCAGGCAAGACAGACGCAAATGTAGATTTGTCTGACCATGAAAGCTTTTGAAGCATTTCACAGGAACCGGAGGACGATTCCGATGGTCTTGGTCCAGCGCCACGTCCCGTCGTGGGCGGGCAAGAAGCCTGTCGCCTTACACCGAGGTGAAACCCCGGCACGCGGCTGGACGACATATTTATTCAAACGAGGCCCGGCGCTCAGCGGCCTGACCACAAATACCGCGCTGACATACCTGTCAGATACGTGTTACTGGAgagccgggccgggccgggccgggccagGAAGCCCTCGGAAACACTGAGTCAGGAGCTGAACATCAGCATAAACCCCCCCAATTATTCCATCCTTTGCCATAAATGCAAGACATTCCTGCTGTGTGAATCACGCGGTGATTCTTGATAGGCATTTCGGCATGTGGGTGCAAGCCTCCCCAGGCCAGGGCATTCCAGCAGTTTCTCACTGTCGCGTTGCAGCCTACCTGTGGAACCCGAATTGGGGGAAAATCCAGACAAAGCCATCGAGAAATAAGACCATCCGTTTATCCTGGAGACCCGTCCGGCCCTTCTTGTCCAGGTGTAATCATCGATGAACATTAGACATGATTGACATGTGATTGCTTCAGTCTACAAATGTCCATATATGTCCCAACAATGTGCCATCTGATTGGAATTTAAGCTCTTCGACTACTGACAGTGCTTGATTGAGGAGTGTGTTCCTCAATACCAAGGACCTGTCGCCTCCACTCATCCTCCATTCCCCTTCATTTTCTTTGCTTGTAATGCCACAACATGCTGATAGATTATTAGCACTTTACTGCAGTTCAAAATTTATGGATCTTACTCTTCTAAtataccacaaaaaaaatccagaaaacacTTGGTATAAACACTCAGGAACCTGGGAGGATGTGAAGACCTTGTCCCTCAAAGTCCCATAGTTCCCAACTGTTTTAAGATGCTGGGATACGTTGGCCAGGAAGGATCCTGGCTCAGACTCTAAAGCCTTCACTTGCACCGCAGTGAAGCAATTAATCTTGAAATTAGACCATATGGGTCAAGACAGATTCACCCTGACCAGTTACTAGTTCATGGTCcgctgacatgaaaatgtcactttgtgagatgattttacattaatacaagttcccccagcctgtctgtggtcctgcagtggctagaaatggcgataggtacAAAGAGAGCTTTGGACATTCTGCTTCACTACATCCTGTCTGTGTTGATGGTGTAATTTCCataaatgccccctcaacttctataggccgctctcctcctcatcagcatttaaagctacaggcggcgaaacggcacgtcctgggacatctcattgtgggactggatcaaagtggctgtacaAAGAGACATCAGATACAGTATTTGGGGACCAGTAAGAATGAAatagaaagcaaaaaaaattcataactTTAAGATTACAAAAGGTGAAAATGGTTATTTCTCGAGGAGAGGAAGAACTGTAGGACGTGTAGAAGTTTTTCCCATATAGGGTTCTCAGtctgttattttatatatataaatatctctGTCAGAACATTGTGCACTTTGTGCAAAGGAGCGAATCTCCCAATGAATAGAATAGGTGACCATGCAAGGTCACCAGTCTCTGCAAAACCCACATTTCGCGGAGGTGAAACCTCTCAGGACCACCTGGGGGCGCTTTACGTCTTGCAGACGCGACAAGGAAACACTTATTCCGATCACATAATGAGACAGAGGAGCAAAAAGCCTGTTGTTTCACTGTCTGACAAATAAAACCACGCTCGGTgggtaaaaatatgaataatatgtaGCGTTACAGTCCTCAGTGACAGTGGCACATGAAGGTTATTGCGCTCAACTTCTGTAATTATGAAGTAACACCCAGGTAGCGGGTTGACTATCGGTGACTATCGGACGGGGTCTGCAGAGGGTCCAGTAGGACAGTAATGTGCATAGACATCAGGTTACCATCGTTGGTTGAGCAGGTCTACATAGCACACGCCTTCTGAGCAGTGCGGGCTTGTAAAACCGTGCATTATGTGCAGAAGGAAACCGGtcaggcagcggtggcctagaggATGAGGAGtgccgaaccgccaaggtgccactgaggtcaccacacactgctccccggcactGTGACAATTAAGATTTCAGATGCTCCTTTAAGGGTAAATCCTCATCAGCCTGTTCATGGTGCTGAATATTGATGACTCTGCATATAACATGATTGCGAAAGCACACACCAGAATTCTGATTATCATTCCGCGCATTTTGAGACAGTTGTGTTCCACTCTCGGTcagtaaaaatatgaataatatgaacTGTTTTCATGACACTTTTATaagtgaaataataaaatgatgccatgcaatttattgttttattattcatgattaaaatattcaatatattCACAGGCAGCCACCAATACAAGACATTGGATGGATTCGGGCTTGTTTTAAAGAAAGTTGTGAATCATTTAGCTGGAATAACGAGAAATTGTGCCAATAACAGTCTTATCCCATGATGGAATTTGTCAGTCAATCACGTTTATATGTtctatatcacaatatattgatATGTATGAACTAATATAGTCTGTATCTGTAATCTAGACCCAGATCTGTACCAGTCTGTTTCATGACAAGTAAATTAAATATCTGGAGTCGATCGGCGTGCTTCAGCTTGAGCACAGCGAGGAATGTAAAGAATTTATTGGTCGGAAGGCTCTGGTCAGATTTGTGTTGGTAATGATCATTAGATGCATCTGATACCTGCCCAGGAATTCGTATTCACGTGAGGTATTTGGCCTCGGTTGGAAACGACAGTATCACTATCACACAcgaaaatgcacacacacacagtctcaaaGTTCCGCTGAGCACTTTTAAAGCCATCCAACAGCCTCCAAATGAGAGTTATGGGACTCAAGGACCAACAGAGACCGGACCGAGGCAGAAACCGTCATAACAAACCTCCTCTGGACTGGACAAGGAATGAAGACACCTCATGTTAACGTTATCCGTTATACTGatctaaaatgaaattattattattatttaagccTTTCTGCCACATTGATGCGGTAAAACCCTGGCCGTATGGGTACCAGGGTGGTCAGGGTGGTCCAGCTAAACGTCTCACTGTTGCAGCAAACTGAACTGAaccaaaatgttttgtttttttttttcatttctgaagAGTGGAAAATAGAACTGTTCGTTCCTTCAATAaacagttctttttttattattaatcttatAAAAACAAAGGGTTGATCAATTAAAACATGAAGTATAATACAGTAGACTCTGGTTATACATAAAGCCAATGTTGACAAAATTCCATATGATTCACCAAAAATTATGGTTGATTATTGTGTATTAGATTCTTGGCTCAAATTGTAAAACAAGTCAATAGTTTGACATTTTAGGTGCCGTTTTGTCCTGAAATGGCCATTTTCAGCCTCAAATGAATCCGTTAACTTCTGAGAATGTGGCCGTTTTGAAATATTGCTGACCTGAAATCGAATTCGACTGGACGTATTATGCCAGCATGCAGCTCTTGATATGATTCAGATCTGAAATAATACTGTGTAAATTCCATGCACTGGCTGGAAATGGACAGATTGCACAACAATGGCCAACAAAATCATCCGCAGTGGCCCAAATCAGCCTCATTACCAGGCGACGACCCTACAGCTTTTCTGGCTGGTTTCATCTGCGCGCTTCGTCTCTGTGTGAATTTGCCGGAATTTGAGAAACAAAGTGAAATATGTCCAGAATGATTGAGGAAGTGAAAATGCATGCCACTCCGCTGAGCAATTCCCTTAAGTAATTACAGAAAGAAGGCCAAAGTCAGCACGGGCCCCTGTGTTGCTACACGTCCTCGTCGGCGTCGCTAATCCAGCCTGTAATcatcttttcctttttctgctgCTGCCACGCCACCTCTCTCCACCCCTGTAGAAATGGCACGGCGCGGGCATGACGACATCTCACGCATCTCAGAGGTCATGCCGCTGCACTGAGACTCTCTCCCGCTATTACGGAGCAGCAACATTTACACTGGCGCCATTTAGACGCTCAGGGTAAAAGTGGAAGTaggtgaggtttgaacctgtggtcctctggttcataggtgagtgttttacgcACTAGGCCAACACTGTTCCTGTTCCACCCTGTCAggaaattttattattaagaatAAAATCATTCATAACATGTCTTGGCTGgttttaaattgtgtttatgttatatatatatatatatattgtgtatattgtatatatatattgtgtgtgtgtgtgtgtgtgtgtgtgtatgtatgtatgtgtatacatatatcaacacacacatatatgcaatTTACAGTAGTTTACAGTACAGCAGCGCAGGGTCACTTAGGCAAGCTTtgttaattaaaataacatCGAAAAATGTTACCATGGATGTTAATGGATGAAATATTAGCTTAGCTGTAGAATGACAACTTTTCAGGCACTTTTAATGCTTCATTCGTTTTTGTTATAAAGACACGTTTTTAATCATCTTTGAACATCTGTACCCAGCTGCATCGATTAAATCTGCTCATATTTTCCATTTCTAAACgtccaaaaaaaattttattgctTAAGGTTGAACTTACTAAAGCCTTAAAATGTCACTATTTCTGAAATGTTCACAGTGGGGTGGGGCGGGGGCGTGGCCATGTGGGCGGGCCAGACGGACCACGTGACTAGGCGCCACGCAGATTAAATGGACGGGGCTGAAAAAGAAAGTCTTTAACTTTTTAATCCCTCCACAAAGAGCCTTCAGACTGTCTGAGGACGCATGGCGTCTTGGAGCGGGAGGGGacgccatcatcatcatcatcatcatcatcatcacatcgTTAATtcgacttttctttttttctaaatcattttaattctaATTAAATTACACGCCTTATTCTGTCACCTGACAGGCTATCAAAGCTGCATCAGGCCTCGCTGGCGCCCCCTGCCGGAACAAGTGCATGCTGCATTGGTACCTCATGCagaataaaactataaaaatgaTATACGTTCTGTCTGCTGAGAAGTGACAAATAAGATGGAAACACGGATTTTGGCTTCCTGGTGCAGTCAAATGAAAAAACAAGTCCATTCTTAAGTCCGTTTTAGTCGTTTTATTTTAGGTatcttttcttttgtgtttttattcgATTTTTCATCCGAATCGACAATAGGGGGCGTCACCACAGCATCCTGATTCCCCTCCCCTACTTCCAGCAAGCAGAAATCAGGAACAAGACAAACCTTTCAACCCAGGTTTCTCCTAAAAATGCCATTTCAgtggttttatttcttttaaatgacattAGGCTACAAGAATAAATAGACGATACTCTTAATTTAAGCCAGTCCccttattaacatttacagcaaaacACCAAGACCAGAGGAAACCATGCTGTAATTTCAACTTTCCgcgtttaattaaaaaaaaaaaaaaaaaaattcttttttttccgaaGAATGGAAAATAAAACTGTTTATTCCTCCAATAAAACATGTAACTCTTCGCCAAGCGAAGTGCTGCGcaatataaatatgaaagaTACATCATAGACAACCAAAGTACAGTAGAatctggttttatatatatatatatatatatatatatataaaccagtGTCGGGTAGATGACCAAATTTCATatgtttgtataaaaaaatgcatcatttttcCATTTCGGCCACCTTTTGCGTCTTTTCCGTGGCTTTGCATCATGGCGAGCAGGAGCACTTGCACTCCGTGATGACCGGGTAGCGCACCGGGATCCAGGCGCACCGCAGGCCGCCCTTGCGCGGCCCCAGGCACCGCCAGCGCAGCAGGGTGAGGTGCGCCGACTTGGCGGGCTTGCACACCATGCCCTCGGGCAGCGAGCAGGAGCGCTTGTTGTAGCAGGTCCCCACCTTGAGGTGGCGCGGCCAGAAGCGGCTGCCCATGTCGGTCCAGGCGTGCAGCACCGGGCAGAAGGTGTAGGACCACAGCCACAGCTGCAGCCGCCGGCGCAGCTTCTTGCTGGGCTTGGGCTTCTTGGCGTGCTGGAGGTCGAAGTCCAGCGCCAGGAGGTCCTCGGGCATGGCGCCCTGGAGGCGCCTGGGAGGCTCCCGGTCGCTCGGCTCCTCGTCGGGCTGGCTCACGGACATGAAGTCGGCGTCGAAGTGGCCGCCGAGGATGCTCCTGAGCTCGGTCTCGTTCAGGTCCTTCTCCCGGGGGTCCAGGGAGGGGTCGGGGACCTCGGGGATCGGCCCGGCGGGCAGGGTGTCGCTGGGGATGGGGCGCAGGTGGTAGTAGTGCTGGCACACGCCTTCTTCTATCCTGAAGCCCAGGGAGAGAAGGAGCAGATACATGGCCAGGAAGCAGGTCGCGTTATCCATATTTTTATTCTCTGAGTGGCGCCGGATGCGGGTGAATATTTTAATCCGGGGAAAATCCACCAGAAGTTCAAGTGCGCAGCAGAACTTTCAGCGAAGATGCTCCTGAGACGTCAGAAGTTGCAGAGGTTCTCCCTGCGTGTTCATCGTCCGAGTCTTCCAAACACTCAATTTGTGCTTTATTATGAtcactgttattattttatgtattttccccacaattaataaaaaaaagaaaacatttaaagccTCCGGACAGTTTCTTGACTTTTGTCCCGCGGGTCCAGACTCGGCTCCTGGCTTCCTGAAGTCCTCTCCTGAGCTCCCGGGCTCCGCATGGCTCCTCCGCGGCTGTCGCTGGACGTCCGGCCCGAACCCGCCCGGGTCCGTCCGATTTATCCGCCCGCAGAGCCATGCCGAGCGCGGCTGCCGTCCCGCCGGGGGCGGGATTGGCGTCCGTGGTGCCGGAGCGCCCTCTGGCGGCGCAGGCGGGTCACGGCGGGCTCCGGTCCACGGGGGCTTCTCCAGATTTACAGCAGTGTGGCGAtcagaaatacaaagaaatacGTGCCAttcttgggggaaaaaaataattgggtgcatttatataaaaaagaaatgaaaatatacaagatttaaaaaaaaaaaatggattttgcacacaaaaagttaaagtgaagtgattgtcacagcagcacagcacacagtgaaatttgtcctccgaatttaacccagcaccctgagtgagcagcggggagcagtgtgtggggacggtaccttcatcaaggggacctcagtggcaccttggcggatcgggattcgaaccggcaaccttctgattacgaggccgcttccataaccgctatgCCTCCTCGAAGTTGGTGCGTCAGAAGCAGAGCGTGAGGATTCAGGCGACTTTGACAAATTGGCAAATATGTGAGACCAAGAAAGTTGAGTCgtagcatctccaaaacctcaGATCCTGAGGCATGTTcttggtctgcagtggtcaggaccaaGGAAGGAAAACTGGTGAACCAGGGGCAGGGTCATGGTGAACCAGGGTCATGCTGATCCCATCCAACAGAAGAGCTGCTGTAGCTGAAACTGCATGTCCTGGGGCTGATGTCGATTCCTTACCTACAAACACTTTTTTATCGGCACAGGCTACTCAGATACTTCTCCtatctctggtcatctccaaactagcaacctctccagctgatcggGAACGCTGCGGcacgacttgttttcaaccttccccaCTGACTCTTCCCTGTCTCGGCTCCAAGGTGGTGGAAAcgaacagctgagtcactaaagatcttcatgAAAACCTCCCTGCTTAGAAAATATTTCTTACATGCACAGTTGCTGTGAGAGGTTATGTGATGGATAGTTTCATCCATTACTCTAGATGGTGAATGaggtaaatgtacatgtaaatgatgTCCACCACCAAAAAGCTCCTAAAGCGGGTATTTGACCATCTGGAGAGGTTCTGAAGATCTCAAGGTCTCCAGTCGTCCAGCTGTGGGACCTggtggaaaaacaagtctgttCCATCGTCTCAGAATTTACTAAATTTACCGACAGCTTGATGCACCAGATACAACAGTAGGCTTCAGAGctctagtggagtccatgcctgtTTTTAATGGGCAAAATTAGGCAGATGATCACAATGTCATGGCCGATCGGTATATAAAGttggttttacttttttaatcattatagCGGAAATTAAGGGATTAATTAAAGAGACAAATCTTCTTTTGAAGAAAATTAATCCTCCATTACCACTTCAAATCTGAACTTCCTGTTATTCACCCATGGCTCTTTCTTTAGAACCGCACTGGCTTATCTGATCTGAACAAATGATATCAGACGGGTTGAATGTTGTCTTTTATCTACACAGAAAATCGTTTTTTTCCCTTCAATTATATGGTTGTATTGTTTAATTACAAAacctgctttttacatttttaactcTATATTATTGTGAGGGATCCTCTGGTTCTGCTGTTTAAATGGAACCTCTGAATTCAGCCCTTGGATCAGAGCATAGGGCTGTCATCGTCAGacgaaaagaaaaacagaaatcttGCGGCGTTTGGGGTTCCGCTATGCATGCTGAAATggcttatataaaaaaaaaaaacaaaaaaaaaaaaacgccttcTTCACTCCCTTTCAGGTCCAAATTGACCTTGGAGCAATTTTCTGGGCCGGTTCTGTGACAGTATGCGCCAGGCGCCACTGGGATGCGATTCGCTGTTGGAGAGAGGAAATGGGACAACATTATGTGTCCCAGATAAGGGTCCCGACCTGCCGGTGTGACACATGTGACCTCTCTGcaccaaacaataaaaaagccTGCAACAATACATAACACAATGTTTTATATTGATTGTATACTtatacacacagatatatatgaCTGGTGATTGAGGATGATTCTTC
Coding sequences within it:
- the nog3 gene encoding noggin-3, translating into MDNATCFLAMYLLLLSLGFRIEEGVCQHYYHLRPIPSDTLPAGPIPEVPDPSLDPREKDLNETELRSILGGHFDADFMSVSQPDEEPSDREPPRRLQGAMPEDLLALDFDLQHAKKPKPSKKLRRRLQLWLWSYTFCPVLHAWTDMGSRFWPRHLKVGTCYNKRSCSLPEGMVCKPAKSAHLTLLRWRCLGPRKGGLRCAWIPVRYPVITECKCSCSP